The Brachionichthys hirsutus isolate HB-005 chromosome 1, CSIRO-AGI_Bhir_v1, whole genome shotgun sequence genome has a window encoding:
- the pabpn1l gene encoding embryonic polyadenylate-binding protein 2, giving the protein MMEHHLEYGYLEGEPTGEHFVEDPELTAIKARVQEMEMEDESERCDSGDVHRANSPRPVPFYNMTPEERIDADNRSVYVGNVDYGATADELEIHFNGCGPVNRVTILCDRFSGHPKGFAYIEFSDRDSVHSAIGLHETLFRGRVLKVMPKRTNMPGISTTDRGGHRGGHFRGRGRGSRPPRYQNASRGRFRYQSTRPQHQTPHPYFGSSSVGKRQWGNMDYQEQMPKRYPCLLLITPPSEELGAESDGQHYPQQR; this is encoded by the exons ATGATGGAACATCATCTGGAGTACGGCTACCTCGAGGGCGAGCCCACCGGGGAGCATTTCGTCGAGGACCCG GAGTTGACGGCCATCAAGGCCAGGGTtcaggagatggagatggaggatgAGTCTGAGCGCTGCGACTCCGGAGACGTGCACCGCGCCAACAGCCCGCGACCCG TTCCTTTCTACAACATGACGCCCGAGGAGAGGATAGACGCGGACAACAGATCGGTCTACGTGGGAAAT gtagaCTATGGAGCGACCGCAGACGAGCTGGAGATCCATTTCAACGGGTGCGGTCCCGTCAACAGAGTCACCATCCTGTGTGACAGGTTCTCCGGGCATCCTAAGGG cttCGCTTACATCGAGTTCTCTGATCGCGACTCTGTGCACAGCGCTATCGGTTTGCACGAGACCTTGTTCCGAGGAAGAGTGCTTAAG GTAATGCCCAAGAGGACCAACATGCCGGGgatcagcaccacggacagggGAGGACACCGGGGCGGCCACTTCAGAGGCAGAGGCCGCGGCTCCCGTCCGCCCCGATACCAGAACGCCTCCCGGGGCCGGTTCCGCTACCAGTCCACCAGGCCCCAGCACCAAACGCCCCACCCTTACTTTGGAAGCTCGTCGGTGGGGAAGAGACAGTGGGGAAACATGgactaccaggaacagatgccCAAACGTTACCCGTGTCTCCTTCTCATCACCCCGCCGTCAGAGGAGCTGGGGGCGGAGTCGGATGGACAGCACTACCCTCAACAGCGCTAG
- the trappc2l gene encoding trafficking protein particle complex subunit 2-like protein, with protein MAVCIAVIAKENYPLYIRSVPTQNELKFHYTVHTSLDVVEEKISAVGKSLGDQRELYLGLLYPTEDYKVYGYVTNSKVKFVIVVDSSNTSLRDNEIRSMFRKLHNSFTDVMCNPFHNPGDPIQSRVFDGIVSGMMVQNG; from the exons ATGGCGGTTTGCATAGCAGTGATAGCTAAAGAG AACTACCCTCTGTATATCCGCAGCGTTCCCACTCAAAACGAGCTGAAGTTTCACTACACCGTGCACACATCCCTGGAtgtggtggaggagaagatctCGGCGGTGGGCAAGTCTTTGGGGGACCAGAGAGAGCTGTACCTGGGTCTGCTCTATCCCACCGAAGACTACAAAGT ATACGGGTACGTAACCAATTCCAAGGTGAAGTTTGTCATCGTTGTGGATTCGTCGAACACATCGTTGCGGGACAACGAAATCCGGAGT ATGTTCAGAAAATTACACAACTCCTTTACGGACGTAATGTGCAACCCCTTCCACAATCCCGGAGACCCCATCCAGTCCAG GGTTTTTGATGGCATTGTATCCGGAATGATGGTGCAAAACGGATGA